The proteins below come from a single Streptomyces tubercidicus genomic window:
- the eno gene encoding phosphopyruvate hydratase has product MISTAVESTVIRSVTARRVLDSRGNPTVEADVLLADGSLGRAAVPSGASTGAREAVELRDGDPGRWHGKGVDRAVAHVTGDLASAVVGRDADDQAGLDAALIALDGTADKSRLGANALLGVSLAAAKAAAAAHRQPLYRYLGGADARLLPLPMMNIVNGGAHADNPLDFQEFMIAPIGAETFAEAVRMGSEVFHTLRRDLLSAGHATGVGDEGGFAPALRTAEEALDFVIAAIERTGYRPGTDVGLVMDPASSEFFQDGTYVYAGEGVRRTPTEHADYLAKLIDAYPIVSIEDPMAEDDLDGWRELTARVGDRCQLTGDDVFCTKENLLREGIRTGVGNSVLVKVNQIGTLTEALATVATAHRAGWTVVMSHRSGETEDTTIADLAVATGCGQIKTGSLSRSDRTAKYNQLIRIEEELGVSARYAGGAALVRS; this is encoded by the coding sequence ATGATTTCCACGGCAGTTGAGTCAACCGTCATTCGGTCCGTCACCGCCCGCAGGGTCCTCGACAGCCGGGGCAACCCCACCGTCGAGGCCGATGTCCTCCTCGCCGACGGATCCCTCGGCCGCGCCGCCGTCCCCTCCGGCGCCTCCACCGGTGCACGGGAAGCCGTGGAGTTGCGTGACGGGGACCCCGGGCGCTGGCACGGCAAGGGCGTCGACCGTGCGGTCGCCCACGTCACCGGCGACCTCGCGTCAGCGGTCGTCGGGCGCGACGCCGACGATCAGGCGGGACTCGACGCCGCGCTCATCGCGCTCGACGGCACGGCCGACAAGTCCCGGCTCGGCGCCAACGCGCTCCTTGGCGTCTCCCTCGCCGCCGCGAAGGCCGCCGCGGCGGCCCACCGCCAGCCGCTCTACCGCTACCTCGGCGGCGCCGACGCCCGCCTTCTCCCGCTGCCGATGATGAACATCGTCAACGGCGGCGCCCACGCCGACAACCCGCTGGACTTCCAGGAGTTCATGATCGCTCCGATCGGCGCGGAGACCTTCGCGGAAGCCGTCCGTATGGGCTCCGAGGTCTTCCATACGCTCCGTCGCGACCTGCTGTCCGCCGGGCATGCCACGGGCGTCGGCGATGAGGGCGGCTTCGCGCCCGCACTCCGTACCGCCGAAGAAGCGCTCGACTTCGTCATCGCGGCCATCGAGCGCACCGGTTACCGGCCCGGCACGGACGTCGGTCTGGTCATGGACCCGGCCTCGTCGGAGTTCTTCCAGGACGGTACGTATGTGTACGCGGGCGAGGGCGTGCGCCGTACGCCCACCGAACACGCCGACTACCTGGCCAAGCTGATCGACGCGTACCCGATCGTCTCCATCGAGGACCCGATGGCCGAGGACGACCTGGACGGCTGGCGGGAGCTGACCGCCCGCGTCGGCGACCGCTGCCAGCTCACCGGCGACGATGTGTTCTGCACCAAGGAGAATCTGCTGCGCGAGGGCATTCGTACCGGTGTCGGCAACTCGGTCCTGGTCAAGGTCAACCAGATCGGCACACTGACCGAAGCCCTCGCCACCGTCGCCACCGCACATCGCGCGGGCTGGACCGTCGTGATGTCGCACCGTTCCGGCGAGACGGAGGACACCACCATCGCGGACCTGGCGGTGGCGACGGGCTGCGGCCAGATCAAGACCGGCTCGCTGTCCCGGTCCGACCGTACCGCGAAGTACAACCAACTCATCAGGATCGAGGAGGAGTTGGGTGTCTCCGCGCGGTACGCGGGCGGAGCGGCGCTGGTCCGTTCCTGA
- a CDS encoding MarR family winged helix-turn-helix transcriptional regulator translates to MTTPEPAAVATELRTAMGKLTRRVKHEDRIPLGHVSVLGTLDRNGAMTTSDLAADQRVRPQSMARAVGLLMEQGLVDRRAHPTDGRKFLVELSPAGQVALEAERGRRVGWLAQAIELELTGEEREVLARSAALMDRLAAR, encoded by the coding sequence ATGACCACCCCGGAACCCGCCGCCGTCGCCACCGAACTGCGTACCGCGATGGGCAAGCTCACGCGGCGCGTGAAGCACGAGGACCGGATCCCGCTCGGCCACGTCTCCGTGCTCGGCACCCTCGATCGCAACGGGGCCATGACCACCAGCGATCTGGCGGCGGACCAGCGCGTACGGCCCCAGTCCATGGCCCGCGCGGTCGGGCTGCTCATGGAGCAGGGGCTCGTCGACCGCCGGGCGCATCCCACGGACGGCCGCAAGTTCCTGGTCGAGCTCTCCCCTGCGGGGCAGGTCGCTCTTGAGGCGGAGCGCGGGCGCAGGGTGGGCTGGCTCGCCCAGGCCATCGAGCTCGAACTCACCGGCGAGGAGCGCGAGGTGCTGGCGCGCAGCGCCGCCCTGATGGATCGGCTCGCCGCGCGCTAG
- a CDS encoding CAP domain-containing protein, producing the protein MSKHRNKRRYRQITIGALAIGAVGVPSVAMACLDEQGNAGGRHHEQWKQASFEHRWSKGDEGAKPAAKTSPAPAASPSASKKATAKASGATARVVELVNSERRKADCSPVTVNAKLTKAAQDHSKDMADHRNMSHTGSDGSAPDARITRAGYSWSSYGENVAYGYSSPESVMKGWMSSPGHKRNILDCSFKEIGVGHAQPDDYWTQDFGTAR; encoded by the coding sequence ATGAGTAAACATCGCAACAAGCGGCGCTACCGGCAGATAACCATCGGCGCGCTCGCCATAGGCGCCGTGGGCGTGCCCTCTGTTGCCATGGCCTGTCTGGACGAGCAGGGGAATGCCGGCGGCCGGCACCACGAGCAGTGGAAGCAAGCATCCTTCGAACACCGGTGGTCGAAGGGCGACGAGGGAGCGAAGCCGGCGGCGAAGACCTCCCCGGCACCCGCCGCGTCCCCGAGCGCTTCGAAGAAGGCCACCGCCAAGGCATCCGGTGCCACGGCCCGCGTGGTGGAACTCGTCAACAGTGAGCGCCGCAAGGCCGACTGCTCACCGGTGACCGTGAACGCAAAGCTGACAAAGGCCGCCCAGGACCACAGCAAGGACATGGCGGACCATCGGAACATGTCGCACACGGGCTCCGACGGCTCGGCCCCCGACGCCCGGATCACGCGGGCCGGTTACAGCTGGAGCTCCTACGGCGAGAACGTCGCCTACGGCTACTCCTCGCCCGAGAGCGTGATGAAGGGCTGGATGTCCAGCCCCGGCCACAAGCGCAACATCCTCGACTGCTCCTTCAAGGAGATCGGCGTCGGCCACGCCCAGCCCGACGACTACTGGACGCAGGACTTCGGCACGGCGCGATAG
- a CDS encoding DUF2180 family protein, with protein sequence MNCYDCTSDHATTAAVAICRNCGAALCHQHAQSAPQTVVRVQGVGQSTMPEMARRIVCTICRGAQPV encoded by the coding sequence ATGAACTGCTACGACTGCACGTCGGACCATGCCACCACCGCCGCGGTGGCGATCTGCCGGAACTGCGGTGCCGCGCTGTGCCACCAGCATGCCCAGTCCGCCCCGCAGACCGTGGTGCGCGTACAGGGCGTGGGCCAGAGCACCATGCCGGAGATGGCCCGCCGCATCGTGTGCACGATCTGCCGGGGCGCCCAGCCGGTCTGA
- a CDS encoding alpha/beta fold hydrolase yields MTTTFVLIPGAACGSWHWHLPAAELRARGYEVVSVDLPCEDDAAGLEEYADAVVAAVAGRRRLTLVAHSFAGFTAPLVCARVPVDLLVLVAAMVPLPGEAPDEWWAATGHPDAQVRRAGRAAQKAGKGTGAEGVPEAAVPGSAADPFFQDLPPDLAAEAAARWRRQSEKPAARPWPMAAWPEVATRFLLCRQDRLFPAPFLRAVAAERLGVVPDEMAGGHFPMLSRPVELADRLEGYGRATAAR; encoded by the coding sequence ATGACGACGACCTTTGTGTTGATTCCCGGCGCCGCGTGCGGCTCCTGGCACTGGCATCTGCCGGCGGCGGAGCTGCGGGCGCGGGGGTATGAGGTGGTGAGTGTGGATCTGCCGTGCGAGGACGACGCGGCGGGGCTGGAGGAGTACGCGGACGCGGTGGTCGCCGCTGTTGCGGGGCGACGCCGGCTGACGCTCGTGGCGCATTCGTTCGCCGGGTTCACGGCGCCCTTGGTCTGTGCGCGGGTACCGGTGGATCTGCTGGTGCTGGTGGCGGCGATGGTGCCGCTGCCGGGGGAGGCGCCGGACGAGTGGTGGGCGGCGACCGGGCACCCGGACGCACAGGTCCGACGAGCCGGGCGGGCCGCTCAGAAGGCGGGCAAGGGCACGGGTGCGGAGGGTGTGCCGGAGGCCGCGGTGCCGGGCTCCGCCGCGGACCCGTTCTTCCAGGATCTGCCGCCGGACCTGGCCGCGGAGGCGGCGGCCCGCTGGCGGCGGCAGTCCGAGAAGCCTGCCGCGCGGCCATGGCCGATGGCGGCCTGGCCAGAGGTGGCGACCCGGTTTCTGCTGTGCCGTCAGGATCGTCTCTTCCCGGCACCGTTTCTGCGTGCGGTGGCGGCGGAGCGCCTGGGGGTGGTGCCCGACGAGATGGCGGGCGGACATTTCCCGATGCTGTCCCGCCCGGTTGAGCTGGCGGACCGGCTGGAGGGCTACGGCAGGGCGACGGCGGCACGGTGA
- a CDS encoding DUF2238 domain-containing protein: MTVPRTLPPVLLAAVLLALALSGLQPHDRPTWLMETCWVIVGVPVLIAVRKRFPLSPLLCCLLAAHALVLIVGGHYTYAEVPAGHWLQDALDLSRNPYDRFGHLMQGFVPAILVRELLVRTSPLRGSRWLAPLTVCACLAFSAFFEMIEWWAALAGGSAADAFLATQGDQWDTQWDMACALLGAVVSLLLLSRLHDRQLARLGTGAEARAT; encoded by the coding sequence ATGACCGTTCCCCGCACCCTGCCGCCGGTTCTGCTCGCGGCGGTGCTCCTCGCCCTGGCCCTCTCGGGCCTCCAGCCGCACGACCGGCCCACCTGGCTGATGGAGACCTGCTGGGTGATCGTCGGCGTGCCGGTGCTGATCGCGGTGCGGAAGCGCTTCCCGCTCAGCCCGCTGCTGTGCTGTCTGCTCGCCGCGCACGCCCTGGTGCTGATCGTCGGCGGCCACTACACCTACGCCGAGGTCCCGGCGGGGCACTGGCTGCAGGACGCGCTGGACCTCTCCCGTAATCCCTACGACCGCTTCGGGCATCTCATGCAGGGCTTTGTGCCCGCCATCCTGGTGCGCGAACTGCTGGTCCGGACCTCCCCGTTGCGCGGCAGCCGCTGGCTGGCCCCGCTGACGGTGTGCGCCTGCCTGGCCTTCAGCGCGTTCTTCGAGATGATCGAGTGGTGGGCGGCGCTGGCCGGTGGCTCCGCGGCCGATGCCTTCCTCGCCACCCAGGGGGACCAGTGGGACACCCAATGGGACATGGCCTGCGCCCTGCTCGGAGCGGTCGTCTCACTCCTGCTCCTGAGCCGCCTGCACGACCGCCAGCTCGCCCGGCTGGGCACCGGGGCGGAGGCAAGGGCCACCTGA
- the gntA gene encoding guanitoxin biosynthesis heme-dependent pre-guanitoxin N-hydroxylase GntA: MTVDVSAATEVGQFLLGDSFACLAGRSAWRQGGITHRHYTWFGDDTAAEQMAEDLEAYVAAVDWAAKPFTSFVATFSGPLNVSEIEFEQLLWQQLQAVHDHDSRTHSWAEGYDRDPSSGAFAYSVAGHPFFVIGLHETHRRVGRRPPFPMLAFNSHHQFDRIKAAGLWDRLAEKIRKQDIELQGNINPNLLEYGELSEARRYSGRPKPADWACPFSARG; the protein is encoded by the coding sequence ATGACGGTTGACGTCTCCGCCGCCACCGAAGTCGGGCAGTTCCTGCTCGGCGACTCCTTTGCTTGTCTGGCCGGCCGTTCGGCATGGCGCCAAGGTGGCATCACACATCGCCACTACACATGGTTCGGGGATGACACCGCGGCCGAGCAGATGGCGGAGGATCTGGAGGCGTATGTGGCGGCGGTGGACTGGGCCGCCAAACCCTTCACGAGCTTTGTGGCCACGTTCTCCGGCCCGCTGAATGTGTCGGAGATCGAGTTCGAGCAGCTGCTGTGGCAGCAGTTGCAGGCGGTGCACGACCACGACAGCCGTACGCACTCCTGGGCCGAGGGCTACGACCGCGACCCGTCGTCCGGTGCCTTCGCGTACAGCGTCGCCGGGCACCCGTTCTTCGTGATCGGACTGCACGAAACGCACCGCCGCGTCGGCCGCCGCCCACCGTTCCCGATGCTCGCCTTCAACTCCCACCACCAGTTCGACCGGATAAAGGCCGCCGGGCTGTGGGACCGGCTGGCCGAGAAGATCCGCAAGCAGGACATCGAGCTGCAGGGAAATATCAACCCCAATCTCCTGGAGTACGGGGAGCTGTCCGAGGCCCGGCGCTACTCGGGCCGCCCCAAGCCGGCCGACTGGGCCTGCCCCTTCTCCGCCCGGGGCTGA
- a CDS encoding ferredoxin — MNVVVDLNRCQGYAQCAFLAPEVFMLHGEESLLYHPVVPDGQLERVRRAAAACPVQAILVGEEAGAGAR, encoded by the coding sequence GTGAACGTCGTCGTAGATCTCAACCGCTGTCAGGGCTATGCGCAGTGCGCGTTCCTCGCCCCCGAGGTGTTCATGCTGCATGGCGAGGAGTCCCTGCTGTACCACCCGGTCGTTCCGGACGGGCAACTGGAGCGGGTGCGCCGGGCCGCGGCGGCCTGCCCGGTGCAGGCCATTCTCGTGGGTGAGGAGGCGGGCGCCGGTGCGCGATGA
- a CDS encoding NAD(P)/FAD-dependent oxidoreductase codes for MRDEPCDGRIVIVGASLAGLRAAEQLRKEGFSGSLTLIGDEPQPPYDRPPLSKQVLLGMVSAGQTGLPQRGDLDAQWRLGVRAVGVDPIEKRVLLADGAEVPFDRLLIATGTRARPWPNPAEAALDGVFTLRTSDEARRLAERLDAGPRRVLVIGAGFTGSEIASACRERGLAVTVAERGPAPLVGALGGTLGALAAKLQRAHGVDLRCGVTVTALEGNGRLTGAQFSDGTRIDADVAVVALGAVRNTEWLAESGLAAGPRGVTCDAGCRAFNMYGIVTDDVFAAGDVARFPHPLFEYQLLSLEHWGNAVAQAEVAAHNMVNPGPRRIPHLSVPAFWSSQFGLNIKSVGVPTFSDQVVIAQGSLKDARLVAVYGYRGRVTAAVSVNQAKSLEYYERLIETAAPFPPAPGAADRIESPAPVPSDVPDPKMLSHGPTVALTGHLPDRRLTVVHPAH; via the coding sequence GTGCGCGATGAACCATGCGACGGCCGGATCGTCATCGTCGGCGCGTCACTCGCCGGGCTACGGGCCGCCGAGCAGCTCAGGAAAGAGGGCTTCAGTGGCTCGCTGACCCTGATCGGGGACGAACCGCAGCCCCCGTACGACCGTCCGCCACTGTCCAAACAGGTGCTGCTCGGGATGGTGTCCGCGGGCCAGACGGGACTGCCGCAGCGTGGTGACCTGGACGCGCAGTGGAGACTCGGAGTGCGTGCCGTCGGGGTCGATCCGATCGAGAAGCGGGTACTGCTCGCCGATGGCGCGGAAGTGCCCTTCGACCGGCTGCTGATCGCCACCGGAACCCGGGCCCGGCCCTGGCCGAACCCGGCCGAGGCCGCCTTGGACGGGGTGTTCACCCTGCGCACCAGCGACGAGGCGCGCCGCCTGGCCGAACGCCTCGACGCCGGACCGCGGCGGGTCCTGGTCATCGGAGCCGGTTTCACCGGTTCGGAAATCGCCTCCGCCTGCCGGGAGCGCGGTCTGGCGGTGACGGTGGCGGAGCGGGGACCGGCGCCCCTCGTCGGCGCGCTCGGCGGCACGCTGGGGGCGCTGGCCGCGAAGTTGCAGCGCGCACACGGAGTCGACCTGCGCTGCGGAGTGACGGTCACCGCCCTGGAGGGCAACGGCCGGCTCACCGGCGCCCAGTTCTCCGACGGCACACGGATCGATGCCGATGTGGCCGTGGTCGCCCTGGGCGCGGTCCGCAACACCGAGTGGCTGGCGGAATCGGGGCTCGCCGCTGGCCCCCGCGGGGTGACCTGTGACGCGGGGTGCCGCGCCTTCAACATGTACGGGATCGTCACCGACGACGTCTTCGCCGCCGGTGATGTCGCCCGGTTCCCGCACCCGCTCTTCGAGTACCAGCTGCTCTCCCTGGAGCACTGGGGCAATGCGGTCGCGCAGGCGGAGGTGGCGGCCCACAACATGGTCAATCCGGGGCCGCGCAGAATCCCGCATCTGTCCGTACCGGCTTTCTGGTCCAGCCAGTTCGGCCTCAACATCAAGTCCGTGGGTGTGCCCACCTTCTCCGACCAGGTGGTCATCGCGCAGGGCTCGCTCAAGGACGCCCGGCTGGTCGCCGTCTATGGCTACCGGGGGCGGGTCACCGCGGCCGTGAGCGTGAACCAGGCCAAGTCACTGGAGTACTACGAGCGGCTGATCGAGACGGCCGCGCCCTTTCCGCCCGCCCCGGGAGCCGCCGACCGGATCGAGTCCCCGGCCCCCGTCCCCTCCGACGTACCGGACCCGAAGATGCTCTCGCACGGTCCGACCGTCGCCCTCACCGGTCATCTGCCGGACCGGCGCCTGACGGTGGTGCACCCGGCCCACTGA
- a CDS encoding cytochrome P450: MASDTLFQRITDYAHRADPYPLYAELRESRVARQEDGSYLVGTYHEIEALLHDPRISSDRRNRTVPDETEGGTEGLPPAFIGLDDPEHHRLRGLAMRSFGPPHTPGRIDAMHGEITRIVKDLLTGLRDKDRIDVVDDFAYPLPVTVICRLLGVPIEDEPRFRQWSDAIVAGIAPGPDEDPVERQRAATEARKTMALYLGGLAEKRRDRPSDDMLSAFVGGDSTDGQLTQLEIMTTSVLLLIAGHETTVNLITNGMLTLLRHPDQLARLRSDPSLMPRAVEELLRYEPPVQMLPQRTPLADIEVAGITIPKGVPLILMLAAGNRDPERFHDPDRFDPDRGDNLHLGFGSGIHSCFGAPLARLEAQIALNALLQHLDAPRLTEDPPPYRRSPVLRGPRHLLVERGA, from the coding sequence ATGGCTTCGGACACCCTGTTCCAGCGGATCACCGACTACGCCCACCGTGCCGACCCCTATCCGCTCTACGCCGAACTCCGCGAGAGCCGGGTGGCACGGCAGGAGGACGGCAGTTACCTGGTCGGGACCTACCACGAGATCGAGGCTCTGCTGCACGATCCACGGATCAGCTCGGACCGCCGTAACCGCACCGTGCCGGACGAGACCGAGGGCGGCACCGAAGGTCTCCCGCCTGCCTTTATCGGGCTCGACGACCCCGAACACCACCGGCTGCGGGGCCTGGCGATGCGGTCCTTCGGCCCGCCCCACACGCCCGGCCGGATCGACGCCATGCACGGTGAGATCACCCGCATCGTCAAGGACCTCCTCACCGGCCTGCGGGACAAGGACCGGATCGATGTCGTCGACGACTTCGCCTACCCGCTGCCCGTCACCGTGATCTGCCGCCTCCTGGGCGTACCGATCGAGGACGAGCCGCGGTTCCGCCAGTGGTCGGACGCGATCGTCGCCGGTATCGCCCCCGGTCCCGATGAGGACCCCGTGGAGCGCCAACGCGCTGCCACCGAGGCCCGGAAGACGATGGCGCTCTATCTGGGAGGGCTCGCCGAGAAGCGGCGCGACCGCCCGTCCGACGACATGCTGTCCGCGTTCGTCGGCGGAGACAGCACCGACGGGCAGCTCACCCAGCTCGAAATCATGACCACGTCCGTGCTGCTGCTGATCGCCGGCCATGAGACCACGGTCAACCTGATCACCAATGGCATGCTCACCCTGCTGCGCCACCCCGATCAGCTGGCACGACTGCGCAGCGACCCGTCCCTGATGCCCCGGGCCGTGGAGGAACTGCTGCGCTACGAGCCGCCCGTCCAGATGCTCCCGCAGCGCACCCCACTCGCCGACATCGAGGTCGCGGGAATCACCATCCCCAAGGGCGTCCCCCTCATCCTCATGCTCGCCGCCGGCAACCGCGACCCCGAACGGTTCCACGACCCCGACCGCTTCGACCCGGACCGCGGGGACAACTTGCACCTCGGCTTCGGCAGCGGCATCCACAGCTGCTTCGGCGCCCCCCTCGCCCGCCTGGAGGCCCAGATCGCCCTCAACGCACTCCTCCAGCACCTCGACGCCCCCCGCTTGACCGAGGACCCGCCTCCGTACCGCCGCAGCCCGGTGCTGCGCGGGCCCCGGCATTTGCTTGTCGAGCGTGGGGCGTAG
- a CDS encoding aminoglycoside phosphotransferase family protein, whose translation MSRGGRVPRIERVMEIPEELVVSQSRYNGAAGREFIAALPERATGFLDRWGLKVTGPARCGMAALVLPVERTDGTSAALKMQLLDEESEGEPVALRVWGGDGVVRLLDHDAETNTLLLERLDENRHLSTLDDSREATRILAGLLARLSAVPAPAGLRQLGDIAWEMLDTVPEAVRKVADPAERALLKSCAAAVREVVDEPGDRLLHWDLHYDNILAAEREPWLAIDPKPLAGDPGFELMPALDNNFQPSEVRYRFDLLTEALGLDRQRAVAWTLGRALQNLLWNIEDGEDELDQVQIGIARLLLG comes from the coding sequence ATGAGCCGAGGTGGGCGCGTCCCTAGGATCGAGCGCGTGATGGAGATTCCGGAGGAGCTTGTCGTCAGTCAGAGTCGGTACAACGGGGCGGCGGGGCGTGAGTTCATCGCGGCGTTGCCGGAGCGGGCCACGGGGTTTCTCGACCGGTGGGGGCTGAAGGTGACCGGGCCCGCCCGGTGTGGGATGGCGGCGCTTGTGCTGCCCGTCGAGCGGACCGATGGGACGTCGGCGGCGCTGAAGATGCAGCTGCTCGACGAGGAGAGCGAAGGTGAGCCGGTCGCGCTCCGCGTGTGGGGCGGCGATGGTGTGGTGCGGCTGCTCGACCACGATGCGGAGACCAACACGCTGCTGCTCGAACGCCTCGATGAGAACCGGCACTTGTCGACGTTGGACGACTCCCGCGAGGCCACGCGGATCCTCGCCGGACTGCTGGCCAGGCTCAGCGCCGTGCCCGCGCCGGCCGGTCTGCGGCAGTTGGGCGACATCGCGTGGGAGATGCTCGACACGGTGCCGGAGGCCGTGCGGAAGGTCGCGGACCCGGCGGAGCGTGCGCTCCTGAAGAGCTGTGCGGCGGCCGTACGCGAGGTCGTGGACGAGCCCGGCGACCGGCTGCTGCACTGGGATCTGCACTACGACAACATCCTCGCCGCGGAACGGGAGCCCTGGCTCGCCATCGATCCCAAGCCGCTGGCCGGCGACCCGGGCTTCGAGCTGATGCCCGCGCTCGACAACAACTTCCAGCCGTCCGAGGTGCGCTACCGCTTCGACCTGCTCACCGAGGCGTTGGGCCTCGACCGGCAGCGGGCGGTGGCATGGACGCTGGGGCGGGCGCTGCAGAACCTGTTGTGGAATATCGAGGACGGGGAGGACGAGTTGGATCAGGTGCAGATCGGGATCGCCCGGCTGCTGCTCGGGTGA
- a CDS encoding L-threonylcarbamoyladenylate synthase: protein MAKYFDVHPENPQRRTISNVADSIRSGALIAYPTDSCFALGCQLGSRSGIDRIRSIRNLDDRHHFTLVCQNFSQLGQFVHVDNDVFRAIKAATPGSYTFILPATKEVPRQLLHPKKKTVGVRIPDHVVTQALLAEIGEPLLSSTLLLPDEEEPMTQGWEIKERLDHVVDAVIDSGDCGTEPTTVIDFSGDGVEIVRRGAGDPARFE, encoded by the coding sequence ATGGCGAAGTATTTCGACGTACACCCCGAGAATCCTCAGCGGCGCACCATCAGCAATGTGGCCGACAGCATCCGCTCCGGCGCGCTCATCGCATACCCGACGGACTCCTGCTTCGCGCTGGGGTGCCAGCTGGGCAGTCGCAGCGGCATCGACCGGATCCGGTCGATCCGGAACCTTGACGACCGTCACCACTTCACCCTCGTGTGCCAGAACTTCTCGCAGCTGGGCCAGTTCGTGCACGTCGACAATGATGTGTTCCGCGCGATCAAGGCAGCCACACCCGGCAGTTACACCTTCATCCTTCCCGCGACGAAGGAGGTGCCGCGCCAGCTGCTGCACCCGAAGAAGAAGACGGTCGGCGTCCGGATCCCGGACCATGTCGTCACCCAGGCCCTGCTTGCCGAAATCGGGGAGCCGCTGCTCTCCAGCACCCTGCTGCTGCCCGACGAGGAGGAGCCGATGACGCAGGGATGGGAGATCAAGGAGCGGCTGGACCACGTCGTGGACGCCGTGATCGACTCGGGCGACTGCGGCACCGAGCCGACCACGGTCATCGACTTCTCCGGCGACGGCGTTGAGATCGTCCGCCGCGGGGCGGGGGACCCCGCACGCTTCGAGTAG
- a CDS encoding DUF5997 family protein, with the protein MKSHQTPQTMKPATAAKKLGVYLEATPAEFQEGVVSRTELNALQTDPPEWLVELRRNGPHPRPVVAAKLGVSISGLARAGVTEALTTEQIDALKQENPEWLQQERATQAEVRKEAARIKEKKAERAEQPGRPRS; encoded by the coding sequence ATGAAGTCGCACCAGACCCCTCAGACGATGAAGCCCGCGACCGCGGCGAAGAAGCTGGGGGTGTACCTAGAGGCCACCCCCGCCGAGTTCCAGGAGGGCGTCGTCTCGCGCACCGAGTTGAACGCGCTGCAGACCGATCCGCCCGAGTGGCTGGTGGAACTGCGCCGCAATGGCCCGCACCCCCGACCGGTGGTCGCGGCCAAGCTCGGCGTCTCCATCTCCGGTCTCGCACGTGCCGGCGTCACGGAAGCACTCACCACGGAGCAGATCGACGCGCTCAAGCAGGAGAACCCCGAGTGGCTCCAGCAGGAGCGCGCCACCCAGGCCGAGGTCCGTAAGGAAGCGGCCCGGATCAAGGAGAAGAAGGCGGAGCGAGCCGAGCAGCCGGGCCGCCCGCGCTCCTGA
- a CDS encoding LysR family substrate-binding domain-containing protein, whose product MTSSDASPSFRLAYVPGVTPTKWVRIWNERLPDVPLTLIPVPAADACALLRDGGADAGFVRLPVDRTDLAAIPLYTETTVVVVPKDHLVTAVDEVAAEDLADEIVLHPLDDTLEWESRPGLPANERPATTGDAIELVAAGVGLLVVPQSLARLHHRKDLTYRPVSDAPASRVALSWPQEETTDLVEDFIGIVRGRTVNSTRGRSQAPAQAQAKAKRPEAGGARRKPAAGKTAGKTAGKSGGKGARSGSGGPKAARRGKPRRRS is encoded by the coding sequence GTGACAAGCTCGGATGCATCCCCGTCGTTCCGGCTCGCCTATGTCCCCGGAGTGACGCCCACGAAATGGGTGCGGATCTGGAACGAGCGGCTGCCCGACGTCCCCCTGACCCTGATCCCGGTGCCCGCCGCCGACGCCTGTGCGCTGCTGCGGGACGGTGGCGCCGACGCGGGTTTCGTACGGCTGCCGGTCGACCGTACGGATCTCGCCGCGATTCCCCTCTACACCGAGACGACCGTGGTCGTGGTGCCGAAGGATCACCTGGTGACGGCGGTCGACGAGGTGGCCGCCGAGGATCTGGCCGATGAGATCGTGCTGCATCCGCTCGACGACACCCTCGAATGGGAGAGCCGGCCGGGACTTCCTGCGAACGAGCGTCCCGCCACGACCGGGGACGCGATCGAGCTGGTGGCCGCGGGGGTGGGACTCCTGGTGGTCCCGCAGTCACTCGCCCGTCTGCACCACCGCAAGGACCTCACCTACCGGCCGGTCTCGGACGCCCCCGCGTCGCGCGTCGCACTGTCCTGGCCGCAGGAAGAGACCACCGACCTGGTGGAGGACTTCATCGGGATCGTCCGAGGGCGGACCGTGAACAGCACCCGGGGACGCTCACAGGCCCCGGCGCAGGCGCAGGCGAAGGCCAAGCGCCCCGAGGCGGGCGGCGCCCGGCGGAAGCCCGCGGCGGGCAAGACCGCGGGCAAGACGGCCGGGAAGTCGGGAGGCAAGGGCGCACGGAGCGGTTCCGGCGGGCCCAAGGCCGCTCGGCGCGGCAAGCCTCGCCGCCGGTCGTAG